The genomic DNA TGGTCCTGGTGAAGGGGCCGCTGATTGGCCAGCGCAGCAGATACTGTGATCGCCAGTTCCGGAATGGCATCCGCCACGTTTTCCAGTATCAGTTTTGTTCTGTCGACGTCCAGAATGCGCAAGGCCGAGCGGTTGACGAGACTGATTGTCCCATCCGATTCAATGCCGATCACGCCTGCAGTCACACCGGCAAGCACCGCTTCGTTGAAACGGCGCCGTTCATCAACCTGATCCTTGGCGAGAATGAGATCATCGCGCTGGCTTTGCAGTTGTTCCGACATGGTGTTGAAGGTTTGCGACAAAGTGCCCAGATCGCCTTCCCTCTTGTGCCATGGCACCCGGACACCCAAATTTCCCGACGAAATCTCGGTTGCCGCATTCATCAATCGCCGGATTGGAGAGACCAGCCGGTTGGCAAAATTGATACCAAGCCAGATTGCCGACAGCAAAACAATCAGTGCTATCCCGATATAGAGCAGACCAAACGCAATCTGGACACTGAAACGGGTGCGTTCAAGCTCCTGATATTCTGCCGCCCTTTCATTCACCAGAAGCACATATTCAAGCACTTCCGGATTCAGCGCGCGCACCAAATAGAGATAGGTATCTTCCGGAAACGACGGCAACTTCATCGCAGCCCCGGCGACATTTGACAGGCCCCGGTTTTGCAGCGCTACCTCATCTTCCGCCAGATCCTGCAGTGCGGCGGCGCTGGGAATGGGCAGCTTTTCAGTTTCCGGCCCGCCGGCACTGCGCGCCACAACTTCAGCCTTTGCGTTGAGCAGCAAAATGGCGGTCAACCGCCTCAGCCGGGCCTGGGTAGTCAGATAGGTTGGTATCCGGTTCTGATCGAATGTCAGATTGCTTCCCGCCCTGCTGAATTCCGCCGCGATGGTGATGACATCATTGGCCAGAACCCGGGTATGCTCCTGAACATAAGCCTGGGCTACAGAGCGTGATGTGTTGACAATTTCCTTGGTGCGGGTGTCGAACCATCGGTCCAATCCCCTGTCCAAAGTGACGCCGGCAACGATGGCAACAAGAATGGCAGGCGCCGCAGCGACCAGACTGAACAAGGCGACAACACGAACATGAAGACGCGCCGCCGCGCGTCGGTGCCGGCGCGCCTGCCAGATACCGGACAACTCCCAGATAATAGCTCCGGACAAAATGCTGACGAGCAAACCATTGACGACCAGCGCGACCTGCACTGTCGCCTGATTCGGCTCAATCGAGGTAAACCCCATCAACACCATGAACGACACGGCTGCGGAAATCAGCGCCAGAATAGCGGCCAAAAACCCGACAACCCGGATCAGCCTTGGCCGGTCCGGTGCACTATGGGCCGGTAGACTGGTCGTCCCGCCAGAGGTGATGTCCAGTTGGGTCATAAATCTAAATCAGGCTCACTTGGTGTGATGCAAATATACAACAATTGCTCTTACTGGCAAAGACCGTGAGTGTGGCTGAATTGTGGACAATGTGCCACAGAGGGCAAATTAGTCTGCCAGTCTGTGTTTAAACCGATTTCAAAATCTTTATGTCTAATTCTTTGATTTTTTTCCGCAAAGTATTCCGGTTCAATCCCAGAATATCAGCGGCTTTGATCTGATTGCCACCGGTATGGGCCAGCGTTGTGCTGATCAACGGTTTTTCCATGCGATGCAGGACAGATTGATATAATTGCTGCGGTATTCCGGAAGGCGCCTCTGCAAACGCCGACTTGACGAGCGTTTCCACCATCAACGACAGGTCCTGCGGCTGTTCATTGACCGATACATCGCTGGTGCTGATATGAGCCTTGCCAAGTTCATGATCGACGATGCTGTGGCTTATCACATCCTGCGGGTACAGCGCCGCCAACCGCCGAACAACATTCTCCAGTTCCCGGACATTGCCGGGCCAGCTGTGCTGGCGCATTCGGGCCAGGGCCTTGCCGTCAATCTGCTTGGCACCCAACCCCTCTTTCGCCGCGAGATTGAAAAAATGCCGCACCAGATCGTCGATATCTTCCAGCCGGTCCCGCAGGGATGGCAACCGGATGGGAATGACGTTCAAGCGATAATAGAGATCTTCGCGAAACCGCCCTTCCCCGATCAGATGGTGCAGATCCTTGTTCGTGGCGGCCACAATGCGCACATCGGTCCGGATTGGTTTTCTGCCACCGACCGTCATGTACTCGCCCTGTTGCAGCACTCTGAGCAGCCGGGTCTGTGCATCCATCGGCATATCACCGATTTCATCCAGAAACAGGGTTCCGCCTTCTGCTTGCTCAAACCGCCCGCTGCCCCTGTTATGAGCACCTGTGAAGGCGCCTTTTTCATAACCGAACAGCTCGGCTTCAATCAGGTCTCGCGGAATCGCTGCCATGTTGATGGCAACAAATGGCCCGCCCTTACGTTTACCGTAATCATGCAGCGCTCTCGCGACGAGTTCCTTGCCCGTTCCTGACGCACCCTCGATCAGAACGGTCAGATCGTTCTGCATCAGACGTGCAAGAACCCGGTAGATTTCCTGCATTGCCGCTGAGCGTCCGACCAGAGGGATATCATCTCCGCCTCGCTCTGCAACTTCGGGTACATCCGCCGTATTCCGCTCAGACAAGGCACGCTCAACGATCGAAACAAGCTCGCGCAGATCAAACGGTTTGGGCAGATAATCATATGCACCGCGCTCAGAAGCAGTGATAGCCGTCATGAACGTATTCTGTGCGCTCATCACCAGAATCGGCAGACCGGGACGGATATTCTTGATGCGCGGCAGCAGGTTAAAGGCATTGTCATCGGGCATCACCACATCCGTGATGATCAGATCGCCCTCATTCTGGCTGGCCCAGCGCCACAATGTTCCCGCTGTCCCGGTGAGTCGGACCTGATAACCGGCCCGGGTCAGAGCCTGATCAAGAATAGTCCGGATTGCGGCATCATCATCGGCTACAAGAATTGTTTCACCGGCCATTTGCAAAACCTCCACTCAACGGGGATTTCTGGTCCTTGAAAGCCGGAAGCAGAATTTTGAAAACTGTACTTCCCTTGCGGCTTTCACAGTCAATCACACCGCCATGATCGCGGACGATTTTCGCAACCAGAGCCAGTCCCAGGCCGGTGCCATTGGTTTTCGTCGTAATGAACGGATCAAACAGATGCGGCAGCAGATCCTCGGGAATGCCCGGCCCGTTATCTTCGACACTGAATTCCAGCGGCAGGCTCATGCGGTTGCTTGTGCCCGGCAGGGCCAACCGGATGCCGGGCCGAAAGGCAGTCCGCAAGGTAATTTCAGGAGCCTCTTGATCTTTCAGCGCGTCCGCAGCGTTTTTGACCAGATTGAGGAAAATCTGGATCAGCTGATCGTGGTTCGCATAGACGAATGGCAGTGACGGGTCATAGCGTTCCGTCACCTTGATGCCACGTCCGAAACTGGATTTGAAAACCGACTTAACGCGCTCCAGAACAACATGAATATTCACAGGCGCACGCTCAACAGGGCGCTCATCGGAAAACACTTCCATGCGGTCCACAAGGCGCACAATACGATCCGCCTCATCACAGATCAGGCGCGTCAGGGCCCGGTCATTTTCGTCCGCGGCAGTCTCCAGAAGCTGTGCCGCTCCGCGGATGCCAAAAAGCGGATTTTTAATTTCATGAGCAAGCATGGCCGCAAGACCGGTGACGGTCCGCGCTGCGCCGCGATGGGTCAGCTGGCGATCAAGTTTTTCCGTCATGGTGCGTTCCAGAAACATCAGCACCAGACCGGGCACGTCTTCAGACAGCGGGACCGCATTGACATCAATCCGCCGTTCATCCGGACGGCCGTGAAATCCAATGGCGACGCGATATTCAAAAACCGGCACATTGCGGTCGATCGCCTGCTGTGCGACCTCAATCACCGGGCTGCCAAATGGCAGAAGCGATGCAAGCGGACGTCCTTTCAGAACCACCGAACTGCTTTGAAAAAAAGTCTCCGCTTCCTGGTTCATCATCTGAATTTGCAGATCGGCGTCCAGAAACAGCACCGGGTGCGGCAAGGCGTTGAGAATGGCATGGGCCGAAGGTGCATCCTGAGCGATGGCAGCATTGAGCAATGATCCGGCAATTCCGGTCATGCTGCCGCTTCCAATTCACCCGGCGTATTTGCAGCTTCCCGAAAGCTGTCAGCGAGCGCCTGCAACACGGTTCTGCAATCGGTCCCGGTCATGATCCGGCGGCGCGCGGCCGAACCCGATATTCCAGCATCATCCAGATACCAGCCAAGATGTTTGCGCGCCGCCCGAATGCCGATATCGATGCCGTAATGAGACAGAATGGCGTCGTAATGTTCTGCGGCCAACTCATGTTTTTCCATCAGCGTCGGCTCCGCCAGTGGCGTCGCATCGGATGCCAGGCGGCTGCGCACATAGCCCGGGAACCAGGGCCGCCCGTAAGCGCCGCGGCCGATCATGATGCCATCCGCACCAGACAGCGCCAGCACGTCATCGACCTGGTTCATGTTCACAATATCGCCATTGGCGATCACTGGAATATCGACCTGCTCGGACACACTCCGTATCGCCGCCCAGTCTGCCCTTCCCTTATAGAACTGATTGCGGGTGCGGCCGTGAATGGTGACAAGCTGAATACCTGCATTCTGCGCGCGGCGGGCAATTTCGCCGGCGTTGATGGAGTTTTCATCCCAGCCAAGGCGCATTTTCAGACACACCGGCAGTGCGGTGGCCTCCACCGTTGCCTCAATCAGCCGCAAAGCATGATCCGGGTCCTGCATCAGCGCTGACCCGGAATATCCATTAGTCACCTTGCGTGCGGGACAGCCCATATTGATGTCCAGAATGTCTGCCCCGCAGGCAGCGGCAATGCGCGCGCCTTCCGCCATCCATTTTTCTTCCCGCCCGGCCAGTTGCACAACATGAATGCCAACGCCTTCACCCTGGGCGCGCGTTGCCATTTCCCGGCTGTTATTCGCCAATGCTTCGCAAGCCACCATCTCGGAAACCACCAGCCCTGCCCCATACCGCCAGGCAAGCCGGCGAAACGGCAAATCCGACACGCCTGACATCGGTGCAAGGAATACGGGACACGCAATTTTATGGCGTCCGATGGAAATGGGCTGTATCATGAAGCTCAATATTTTGACTATATTTTGAGCAGTTTATAACACTGCATGTAATTTAGGCAATTGTAAATTACCAGAACGGTCAAATGCGGCTTTAAGGCCGGTTCGTAAAGCAGCGGGATAACGCAGACATGGCACATGAACAACCGCCTCAGGTTGCAGTATTGATTGTCGGGGCGGGAAAAGGCAGCCGTGCCTCTGAAGAAACCGGTGAATTGCCCAAACAATTCTTTCCGATTGACGGCAAGACACTGTTTCAGCGCACTGTGGACGCATTCGCGGCTGTGCCGCAAATCAGTCAGATCGTCTGCGTCATTCCGCAAGATACCGATCCAGGCCTGATCCCGACATGCCGGTTGATTGAAAATGGGATCAACGTCCTCACTGTCAATGGCGGTGCCAGCCGCCAGCTATCGGTGTTAAATGGTTTGGAAATGCTGGACCGCATGGCTACCAACTGGGATATTGTGCTGGTGCATGATGCCGCCCGGCCATTTGTTTCGGCAGATACCATCGAGGCGGTCATTGCAAAGGCCCTGACACATGGCGGATGCATAGCCGCCGTCCCGGTGGTCGACAGCCTCAAGCAGGCCGAAAGTGGAACAAGCTGGGATGAGGATATCACCTGTGTCAGTGGCTCCATCCGCCGTGACGGCATATATCAGGCTCAAACTCCGCAGGGATTTCGGTTTGCCAAACTCCTCAGCGCCCATAAGCAGGCATTGGCAGAGGGCCACAGCGACTGTTCAGATGACTCCGTCATATATGAAAACTATGCCGGACCGGTGGTCATTGCCGAAGGCGACCGAAATAACTGGAAAATCACTGAGCCAGAAGATTTCGCAACGGCCAGACATCTGTTACGCGCAAAACGGGAGGCAGTTCTGGTGCCCGATATTCGAGTTGGCCACGGCTATGATGTGCATGCATTCGAGGCAGGCTCAGATGTCATGCTTTGCGGCCTGAGTGTGCCCCATGACCGGTCCCTAAAAGGCCATTCAGACGCAGATGTCGGCCTCCATGCCCTGACCGATGCGGTTCTTGGTGCATTGGCGGACGGGGATATCGGAAGCCATTTTCCGCCTTCTGATCCAGAGTGGAAGGCTGCGGCTTCTGACCGATTTCTGGCTTTCGCCATATCACTGGCCGGAAAACGCGGCGCGACAATTACCCATCTCGACGTCACTCTGGTCTGCGAAGCACCCAGAATCGGTCCTTACCGCGAGCCAATGCGCGAGCGCATTGCACAAATCACCGGGCTCAGCCGGGACCGCATCAGCGTAAAGGCCACTACCAGCGAGAGACTGGGCTTCACCGGGCGCAAGGAGGGCATTTCCGCCTTTGCCACCGCGACGCTTGTATTTCAGGAAACCTGACAGACATGCCGGATGACCGACTGCAAAAGAGCGCCATCAAAACCCTCAAAATTTGCGAGGCGGCGCAGGTCATGCTTAGCACAGTGGAATCCTGTACCGGTGGGCTGATCGCTGCCAGCCTGACTGAAATTCCCGGTTCCTCTGCGGTTGTCGAGGCCGGTTTGGTGACCTATTCCAACGCCGCCAAAACACGCCTGGCGGGTGTGCCCGAACCTCTCATCATTCAGCACGGAGCTGTCAGTCAGGCAGTCGCCATGGCAATGGCTGAAGGCGGTCTGAGGATAACCGCGGCAGATGTCGCAATAGCAGTCACCGGTATTGCCGGTCCCGGCGGCGGTTCAACAGAAAAACCCGTCGGTACGGTCCATTTGGCCTGCGCTGTCAAAGGCCGCGCAACACGGCATGTAGTCCGCAATTATGGCGCAATCGGCCGCAGCGAAATCAGAACCCGTACTGCGCTTGATGCCTTGGCGCTGGTTCAGTCCTGTCTGGCAGAAGAAGCTTGATAGACGGTATCCGCCCTGTCTTCAAACGCTTCGGCAAACTTCCTGAAAGCCCGGTCAAACATTGATCCCATCAGCAGACCCAGGGTGCGTGACTTGAATTCGTAATCAATCTTGAAATTTACCGTGGAGGTCTCTTTTGTACCGGCGTTGTCGCGGTCGATAAAACTCCACTGATTGTCGAGATGAGAAAACGGACCCTCAAGATAAGTTGCATCGATGGTCAGTGCGGGCCGGTTCAAAACGACGCGGGTCACAAATGTCTCACGCACCGGACCATAGGCGACGGACATGTCGGCGACCAGAATTTCGGTGCCATCCGCCTGCAGTTCGCGGCCGCGCACAGACAGGTTCTGGCACAACGGCACAAACTCCGGATAACGCTCAACATCTGCGACAAGAGCATACATTTTTTCTGCTGAATGATGGACCAGCCGGGACGTGTGAAAATGCGGCACAATATCAGCCTCTATCAGGCAGCACTGTCGAGCTTGGCCGCCCGTGCAGCCCGCAGCCGGGCGAAATCTTCGCCGGCGTGATGCGAAGACCGGGTCAACGGGCTCGATGACACCATCAGAAAGCCTTTCGAATAGGCTACGGTTTCAAAGGCGTTGAATTCATCCGGAGTAACGAATTTCAGGATTGCATGGTGTTTGCGCGTAGGCTGCAGATACTGGCCAATGGTAATAAAGTCGACATCGGCTGATCGCAGATCATCCATCAACTGCAGCACTTCGTTGCGCTCTTCGCCAAGCCCCACCATGATTCCGGATTTTGTGAATATGGTCGGATCAAGTTCTTTGACCCTCTGCAACAGCCGGATGGAATGGAAATAGCGTGCGCCGGGACGCACCGTCAGATAGTTCGAAGGCACTGTTTCCAGATTGTGGTTGAAGACATCGGGTTTTGCAGCGACGACAATTTCCAGGGCACCTTCTTTGCGCAGGAAGTCCGGTGTCAGGATTTCAACCGTAGTTTGCGGGCTTTGCAGCCGTATCGCATGAATGACATCAGCAAAATGCTGCGCTCCGCCATCGGCCAGATCATCCCGATCAACAGACGTGATCACCACATGATTCAGGCCCAGCTTTGCCACCGCCTCTGCAACATTGGCCGGTTCACCAGCATCCAGCGGCAAAGGAATCCCGGTCCGCACATTGCAAAACGCGCAAGCCCGGGTGCAGGTGTCACCCATGATCATAAAGGTGGCGTGTTTCTTCGACCAGCACTCGCCAATATTGGGGCAGCCGGCTTCCTGGCAGACGGTCACAAGATTATTGGCGTTCACAATCGCCTGTGTCTCTTTGTAGATGTCTGCGCCAAGCCCTGTGCCGGGAGCTTTGACACGAATCCAGTCGGGTTTTCTCAGGATTTCCGTATCCGGTTTGTGTGCTTTTTCCGGATGGCGCTGCCTGGCCACGCGCCCGCTCTCCGCATGCCCCGTCACGGCACCTGCAGCAGAAGGGTTTGCGGTTGAAGTGTCATCTTGCGATGTATCTATGAGTGTAACCATATCTATCCCGGTCTATCGAACTTCATTATCCATGCAGGCATGTCGGCAGCCATCGTTCAAATTTTTCAGGCCATCTCTACCGGCGAACCTTCGTCTTCCCGCCGATCAACTGTGGATCGCACGCCCGTAAGCATCCAGCACGCTTTCATGCATCATTTCCGACAAGGTCGGATGCGGGAACACTGCATGCATAAGCTCTTCTTCGGTGGTTTCAAGGTTCATTGCCACCACATAGCCCTGAATCAGCTCCGTGACTTCCGCCCCCACCATATGGGCCCCGAGCAACTGTCCGGTTTTCTCGTCAAACACAGTCTTCACCATGCCGTCCGGCTCGCCCAGAGCAATTGCCTTGCCATTGCCGATGAATGAAAAGCGACCCACTTTGACCTTGTAACCAGCAGCTTTGGCAGCCTCTTCCGTCAATCCCACCGAGGCGACTTGCGGATTGCAATAGGTGCAGCCCGGTATCATCTTCTTGTCCATCGGATGCGGTTTCTTGCCGGCTATCGCTTCCACACAGATGACGCCCTCATGTTCGGCTTTATGCGCCAGCATCGGCGGCCCCGCGACATCGCCAATGGCATAGATGCCGGCGACGTTGGTGTTGCCGAAACCGTCGATCACAATGCAGCCGCGCTCCGTTTTAACGCCCAGCTTTTCCAGACCGAGACCCTCTATATTGCCTTGGACACCGACTGCGGAAATAAGCTTTTCAGCGGTAATTTCCTGTGTCTTGCCGTCCTTTGTTTCCACAGTGGCTGTCACCGAGCCTTTGCCTTTTGTCACCTTGGTGACTTTGGCTTCGGTGAGGATTTTCATGCCCTGCTTTTCAAACCGCTTGCGCGCCAGTGCGGAAATCTCGGCATCTTCGACCGGCATCACCCGCGGCATCAACTCAACCACCGTAACCTCAGCACCCATTGTCCGGAAAAACGAGGCAAATTCAATGCCGATGGCGCCGGACCCCATGACCACAAGCGATTTGGGCATGGAAGGCGGCACCATGGCTTCAAAATAGGTCCAGATCGAATCCCCATCCGGTTCGATACCCGGCAGGGCACGCGGCCGGGCGCCGGTAGACACTATGATATGTTTTGCCGAATAAACCCCCTCGCCCAATGTACCCTTAGGTGCAGGATGTTGCGGTTCAACCGCTTTCTTCTTCGGTTTGCCGACTTTCACTTCTCCCGGTTTGGTGATCTCGGCTTCACCCCAGATGACGTCGACCTTGTTCTTTTTCAGCAGAAACCCGACGCCGCCATTCAATTGGCCGGAAACACCCCGCGAGCGCTTTACAATTGCCGCCATGTCAAATCCGAATTTATCCGCGCTCAGGCCATAATCCTTGGCATGCTCCATATAGTGATAAACTTCCGCAGACCGCAAAAGTGCCTTGGTCGGAATACAGCCCCAGTTCAGGCAGATACCGCCCAGATGCTCGCGCTCCACCACTGCTGTCTTCAGACCAAGCTGGCTGGCACGAATGGCAGCCACATATCCGCCCGGACCACCACCAATTATGATCACATCGTAGGAATTCGCCACCTTAACATCTCCTTATGACAGGCACCCTGTTCGGATTGCCTCAGGATGTCACGCCGTTTTCAAACGCCAGCATCCTTTATGTATTGTTCAACCGCCATAGCCATGCAGCAGACCTGAGCAAGCCTGTTCAGGCCGGTTCAGGCAGCTAGACCAGCATGCTCATCGGCTTCTCGATAAACCCTTTGAAGGCCTGCATCAGTTCCGCGCCCAAAGCACCGTCGACCGCTCTGTGATCGGTAGACAGCGTCACCGACATGATGGTTGCCGCTGCAACCGCTCCGTCCTTGATGACCGCTCTCTGCGTGCCTGCACCGACAGCCAGTATCGATCCGTGCGGCGGATTGACAATGGCGGCAAAATCCTTGACGCCGAACATGCCAAGATTGGAAACCGCCGACGTCCCGCCCTGATATTCCTGAGGCTGCAATTTCCGCTCTCTTGCGCGTTTTGCCAGATCCTTCATTTCATTTGAAATGGTCGAGAGCGGCTTCTCATCCGCGTGGCGTATGATCGGAGTGATCAGACCGCCCGGAATGGTAACAGCAACGCCGATATCAGCATGCTTGTGCTGCAACATGCCGCCGGAACTCCACGACACATTTGCGCTGGGCACTGCGCGTAGTGCCAGCGCATGGGCTTTGATGACCAGATCATTGACAGAAATCTTGTATGCCGGCTTGCCATCTGCGTCTTTCGGTGCGGCCTCGTTGAGCTGCGAGCGCAATGCCAGTAACTCATCCAGATCGCAGTCAATTGTCAGATAGAAATGCGGGATCGTCTGTTTGGCTTCCGTCAGGCGTGCGGCAATGGTTTTGCGCATGCCGTCATGCGGGATCAGCTCATAACTGTCTTCTGCATACAGCTTCAACACTGCATCATCGGACATTGACGAGGCAATAACCGGGCCCGCCGCAGCAGCGGATTTTGCCGGAGCCGCAGAAGTGCCCCCGGC from Pararhizobium sp. IMCC3301 includes the following:
- the lipA gene encoding lipoyl synthase; the encoded protein is MVTLIDTSQDDTSTANPSAAGAVTGHAESGRVARQRHPEKAHKPDTEILRKPDWIRVKAPGTGLGADIYKETQAIVNANNLVTVCQEAGCPNIGECWSKKHATFMIMGDTCTRACAFCNVRTGIPLPLDAGEPANVAEAVAKLGLNHVVITSVDRDDLADGGAQHFADVIHAIRLQSPQTTVEILTPDFLRKEGALEIVVAAKPDVFNHNLETVPSNYLTVRPGARYFHSIRLLQRVKELDPTIFTKSGIMVGLGEERNEVLQLMDDLRSADVDFITIGQYLQPTRKHHAILKFVTPDEFNAFETVAYSKGFLMVSSSPLTRSSHHAGEDFARLRAARAAKLDSAA
- the ntrC gene encoding nitrogen regulation protein NR(I), coding for MAGETILVADDDAAIRTILDQALTRAGYQVRLTGTAGTLWRWASQNEGDLIITDVVMPDDNAFNLLPRIKNIRPGLPILVMSAQNTFMTAITASERGAYDYLPKPFDLRELVSIVERALSERNTADVPEVAERGGDDIPLVGRSAAMQEIYRVLARLMQNDLTVLIEGASGTGKELVARALHDYGKRKGGPFVAINMAAIPRDLIEAELFGYEKGAFTGAHNRGSGRFEQAEGGTLFLDEIGDMPMDAQTRLLRVLQQGEYMTVGGRKPIRTDVRIVAATNKDLHHLIGEGRFREDLYYRLNVIPIRLPSLRDRLEDIDDLVRHFFNLAAKEGLGAKQIDGKALARMRQHSWPGNVRELENVVRRLAALYPQDVISHSIVDHELGKAHISTSDVSVNEQPQDLSLMVETLVKSAFAEAPSGIPQQLYQSVLHRMEKPLISTTLAHTGGNQIKAADILGLNRNTLRKKIKELDIKILKSV
- a CDS encoding nitrogen regulation protein NR(II) — translated: MTGIAGSLLNAAIAQDAPSAHAILNALPHPVLFLDADLQIQMMNQEAETFFQSSSVVLKGRPLASLLPFGSPVIEVAQQAIDRNVPVFEYRVAIGFHGRPDERRIDVNAVPLSEDVPGLVLMFLERTMTEKLDRQLTHRGAARTVTGLAAMLAHEIKNPLFGIRGAAQLLETAADENDRALTRLICDEADRIVRLVDRMEVFSDERPVERAPVNIHVVLERVKSVFKSSFGRGIKVTERYDPSLPFVYANHDQLIQIFLNLVKNAADALKDQEAPEITLRTAFRPGIRLALPGTSNRMSLPLEFSVEDNGPGIPEDLLPHLFDPFITTKTNGTGLGLALVAKIVRDHGGVIDCESRKGSTVFKILLPAFKDQKSPLSGGFANGR
- a CDS encoding CinA family protein, with protein sequence MPDDRLQKSAIKTLKICEAAQVMLSTVESCTGGLIAASLTEIPGSSAVVEAGLVTYSNAAKTRLAGVPEPLIIQHGAVSQAVAMAMAEGGLRITAADVAIAVTGIAGPGGGSTEKPVGTVHLACAVKGRATRHVVRNYGAIGRSEIRTRTALDALALVQSCLAEEA
- a CDS encoding type II toxin-antitoxin system RatA family toxin codes for the protein MPHFHTSRLVHHSAEKMYALVADVERYPEFVPLCQNLSVRGRELQADGTEILVADMSVAYGPVRETFVTRVVLNRPALTIDATYLEGPFSHLDNQWSFIDRDNAGTKETSTVNFKIDYEFKSRTLGLLMGSMFDRAFRKFAEAFEDRADTVYQASSARQD
- the dusB gene encoding tRNA dihydrouridine synthase DusB, with the protein product MIQPISIGRHKIACPVFLAPMSGVSDLPFRRLAWRYGAGLVVSEMVACEALANNSREMATRAQGEGVGIHVVQLAGREEKWMAEGARIAAACGADILDINMGCPARKVTNGYSGSALMQDPDHALRLIEATVEATALPVCLKMRLGWDENSINAGEIARRAQNAGIQLVTIHGRTRNQFYKGRADWAAIRSVSEQVDIPVIANGDIVNMNQVDDVLALSGADGIMIGRGAYGRPWFPGYVRSRLASDATPLAEPTLMEKHELAAEHYDAILSHYGIDIGIRAARKHLGWYLDDAGISGSAARRRIMTGTDCRTVLQALADSFREAANTPGELEAAA
- a CDS encoding PAS domain-containing sensor histidine kinase → MTQLDITSGGTTSLPAHSAPDRPRLIRVVGFLAAILALISAAVSFMVLMGFTSIEPNQATVQVALVVNGLLVSILSGAIIWELSGIWQARRHRRAAARLHVRVVALFSLVAAAPAILVAIVAGVTLDRGLDRWFDTRTKEIVNTSRSVAQAYVQEHTRVLANDVITIAAEFSRAGSNLTFDQNRIPTYLTTQARLRRLTAILLLNAKAEVVARSAGGPETEKLPIPSAAALQDLAEDEVALQNRGLSNVAGAAMKLPSFPEDTYLYLVRALNPEVLEYVLLVNERAAEYQELERTRFSVQIAFGLLYIGIALIVLLSAIWLGINFANRLVSPIRRLMNAATEISSGNLGVRVPWHKREGDLGTLSQTFNTMSEQLQSQRDDLILAKDQVDERRRFNEAVLAGVTAGVIGIESDGTISLVNRSALRILDVDRTKLILENVADAIPELAITVSAALANQRPLHQDQISIKRKGDERTLNVRITMEQSDDENHRFVITLDEITDLIAAQRRSAWADVARRIAHEIKNPLTPIQLSAERLQRRYGRKLESDREVFDQCTDTIIRQVGDIGRMVDEFSSFARMPQPVMVERNLSDAIKEAVFLQEVAHPEITFKTDLPESELVGRFDHRLISQALTNIVKNATESISAVPAEADRPGRIDVKAFQIGDLFQITVTDNGIGLPNENRSKLLEPYMTTREKGTGLGLAIVRKIFEEHGGGIELLDAPTDRDGHQFGAMVRLTMPVTAVDVDSQNKEEN
- a CDS encoding bifunctional 2-C-methyl-D-erythritol 4-phosphate cytidylyltransferase/2-C-methyl-D-erythritol 2,4-cyclodiphosphate synthase, with amino-acid sequence MAHEQPPQVAVLIVGAGKGSRASEETGELPKQFFPIDGKTLFQRTVDAFAAVPQISQIVCVIPQDTDPGLIPTCRLIENGINVLTVNGGASRQLSVLNGLEMLDRMATNWDIVLVHDAARPFVSADTIEAVIAKALTHGGCIAAVPVVDSLKQAESGTSWDEDITCVSGSIRRDGIYQAQTPQGFRFAKLLSAHKQALAEGHSDCSDDSVIYENYAGPVVIAEGDRNNWKITEPEDFATARHLLRAKREAVLVPDIRVGHGYDVHAFEAGSDVMLCGLSVPHDRSLKGHSDADVGLHALTDAVLGALADGDIGSHFPPSDPEWKAAASDRFLAFAISLAGKRGATITHLDVTLVCEAPRIGPYREPMRERIAQITGLSRDRISVKATTSERLGFTGRKEGISAFATATLVFQET
- the lpdA gene encoding dihydrolipoyl dehydrogenase; amino-acid sequence: MANSYDVIIIGGGPGGYVAAIRASQLGLKTAVVEREHLGGICLNWGCIPTKALLRSAEVYHYMEHAKDYGLSADKFGFDMAAIVKRSRGVSGQLNGGVGFLLKKNKVDVIWGEAEITKPGEVKVGKPKKKAVEPQHPAPKGTLGEGVYSAKHIIVSTGARPRALPGIEPDGDSIWTYFEAMVPPSMPKSLVVMGSGAIGIEFASFFRTMGAEVTVVELMPRVMPVEDAEISALARKRFEKQGMKILTEAKVTKVTKGKGSVTATVETKDGKTQEITAEKLISAVGVQGNIEGLGLEKLGVKTERGCIVIDGFGNTNVAGIYAIGDVAGPPMLAHKAEHEGVICVEAIAGKKPHPMDKKMIPGCTYCNPQVASVGLTEEAAKAAGYKVKVGRFSFIGNGKAIALGEPDGMVKTVFDEKTGQLLGAHMVGAEVTELIQGYVVAMNLETTEEELMHAVFPHPTLSEMMHESVLDAYGRAIHS
- a CDS encoding pyruvate dehydrogenase complex dihydrolipoamide acetyltransferase, with the translated sequence MPIDILMPALSPTMEEGNLAKWHVKEGDSVSSGDVIAEIETDKATMEVESIDEGVIGKIFVAEGTEGVKVNARIAVILEDGEDASSISADAPEAAAPAKKPTDEKAVEAKAEDNKPVAAAAVPKSSEKTSDSSSGRVFSSPLARRLAKENNLDISDIKGSGPRNRVVQRDVEAAMAGGTSAAPAKSAAAAGPVIASSMSDDAVLKLYAEDSYELIPHDGMRKTIAARLTEAKQTIPHFYLTIDCDLDELLALRSQLNEAAPKDADGKPAYKISVNDLVIKAHALALRAVPSANVSWSSGGMLQHKHADIGVAVTIPGGLITPIIRHADEKPLSTISNEMKDLAKRARERKLQPQEYQGGTSAVSNLGMFGVKDFAAIVNPPHGSILAVGAGTQRAVIKDGAVAAATIMSVTLSTDHRAVDGALGAELMQAFKGFIEKPMSMLV